A single window of Rhodospirillaceae bacterium DNA harbors:
- a CDS encoding phosphoglucosamine mutase produces MKREKLFGTDGVRGKANIPPVTADFMLKLAQVVANETRNRSAHQRVVIGKDTRLSGYMLEAAITAGFLSTGMDVLLVGPIPTPAIAYLTRSLRADLGVMISASHNPFDDNGIKIFGATGYKLDDKLEKAIEQRLEHDDIRLVRPDQVGRAKRIEGAAERYIEFIKSSLPKSMRLDGMKIVVDCANGAAYKIAPTLLSELGAKVISLAVNPDGLNINKDCGALFPNYLREQVLKNHADFGFALDGDADRVVICDEKGQIWNGDQVLAAIVSGWQVAGKIQGKAVIGTIMSNLGLELFIQSQGLQFHRTPVGDRYIVEAMQKMQCNVGGEQSGHIILSDFSTTGDGIIAALQVLTVLWQQNVPASSLTGLYHVLPQKMVNIPYRNKQVLDHPDVQAIIDKSQNQLGKKGRLVIRKSGTEPVIRIMVEAEDGQLADKLLKNIQQTICRYADETHIS; encoded by the coding sequence TGAAACGTGAAAAATTATTTGGGACAGATGGGGTGAGGGGTAAGGCAAATATTCCGCCTGTTACGGCTGATTTTATGCTAAAATTGGCGCAAGTGGTTGCCAATGAAACCAGAAACCGATCCGCTCATCAGCGGGTGGTTATTGGTAAAGATACAAGGTTATCAGGATATATGCTTGAAGCAGCCATTACTGCTGGTTTTCTATCAACCGGCATGGATGTATTGTTAGTGGGGCCGATCCCAACCCCTGCGATTGCTTATCTGACACGTTCGTTGCGGGCAGATTTGGGCGTGATGATCTCTGCTTCCCATAATCCTTTTGATGATAACGGCATCAAAATCTTCGGGGCAACAGGGTATAAATTGGATGATAAGCTTGAAAAAGCTATTGAACAGCGCCTTGAACATGACGATATTAGGCTTGTAAGGCCAGATCAGGTAGGCAGGGCCAAGCGGATTGAGGGAGCTGCCGAACGTTATATCGAATTTATTAAATCCAGCTTGCCGAAATCTATGCGCTTGGACGGTATGAAGATTGTGGTTGATTGCGCCAACGGGGCTGCTTACAAAATTGCCCCAACCCTGTTGAGCGAATTGGGGGCAAAGGTTATCTCCTTGGCCGTTAACCCGGACGGTTTGAATATTAATAAGGATTGCGGGGCTTTATTTCCTAATTATTTACGGGAGCAAGTCTTAAAAAACCATGCTGATTTTGGTTTTGCCCTTGATGGCGATGCGGATCGGGTCGTTATTTGTGACGAAAAAGGCCAGATATGGAATGGTGATCAGGTGTTGGCCGCCATTGTTTCAGGTTGGCAGGTGGCTGGGAAAATTCAGGGCAAGGCTGTCATTGGTACGATTATGTCTAATTTAGGGTTGGAACTTTTCATTCAATCGCAAGGCTTGCAATTCCACCGCACCCCCGTGGGTGACCGCTATATTGTGGAGGCGATGCAAAAAATGCAATGCAATGTAGGCGGGGAACAATCCGGCCATATTATTTTATCCGATTTTTCGACCACCGGGGATGGCATTATTGCAGCCTTGCAAGTCTTAACCGTATTGTGGCAACAAAATGTCCCAGCCAGTAGCCTAACCGGTCTTTACCATGTGTTACCCCAGAAAATGGTTAACATTCCTTATCGTAATAAGCAGGTATTAGATCATCCAGATGTTCAAGCAATCATTGATAAAAGCCAAAACCAATTAGGGAAAAAGGGTCGATTGGTTATCCGCAAATCAGGAACTGAGCCAGTCATCCGGATAATGGTGGAGGCTGAGGATGGGCAATTAGCAGATAAATTATTAAAAAATATCCAACAAACTATTTGCCGATATGCCGATGAAACCCATATTTCCTAA
- the thiD gene encoding bifunctional hydroxymethylpyrimidine kinase/phosphomethylpyrimidine kinase, with the protein MKPIFPKGRILSIAGSDSGGGAGIQADIKTITALGGYAMTAITALTAQNTQAVQGIYPVPESFVKRQIQMVIDDLGVDAIKTGMLANAGMIDMLVNIISGLDVPVVVDPVMVAKGGAVLLDPSAISSLTQKLFPHAYLITPNLPEAALLLNRTIKNVDNMLESAKDLLSFGSQAVLLKGGHLLENDIYDVLITQSGQKEIFKSPRLKTLHTHGTGCTLSAAIATYLAQGLKLKEAIEQARAFVWHAILQAPGFGKGHGPLNHQLTVQPFRPTSPSVKKPSEGNI; encoded by the coding sequence ATGAAACCCATATTTCCTAAAGGGCGGATTTTATCAATTGCTGGTTCTGACTCAGGCGGCGGCGCTGGCATCCAAGCTGATATTAAAACGATTACGGCGCTTGGCGGCTATGCCATGACTGCCATCACTGCTTTAACCGCCCAAAACACCCAAGCAGTGCAGGGGATATACCCGGTACCTGAATCTTTTGTGAAGCGGCAAATCCAAATGGTTATTGACGATTTAGGAGTGGATGCAATCAAAACGGGAATGCTTGCGAATGCGGGTATGATCGATATGCTGGTAAATATAATATCTGGCTTGGATGTACCGGTGGTAGTAGATCCGGTGATGGTCGCCAAAGGTGGAGCGGTTTTGCTGGATCCTTCCGCTATTTCAAGTTTAACGCAGAAATTATTTCCTCACGCTTATTTGATTACCCCCAACCTTCCGGAAGCAGCTTTATTGTTGAACAGAACCATTAAAAATGTCGACAATATGCTTGAATCGGCTAAAGATCTTTTGTCTTTCGGGTCGCAAGCGGTATTACTTAAAGGCGGCCATTTGCTTGAAAACGATATTTACGATGTATTGATCACTCAATCCGGCCAAAAGGAAATTTTTAAAAGTCCCCGCCTCAAAACACTGCACACTCACGGGACGGGATGTACCTTATCTGCTGCGATTGCCACATATTTAGCACAAGGATTGAAACTTAAGGAAGCGATTGAACAGGCTCGCGCCTTTGTTTGGCACGCTATCTTACAAGCACCCGGTTTCGGGAAGGGGCATGGCCCCTTGAACCACCAATTAACCGTTCAACCTTTCAGACCCACTTCTCCATCAGTTAAGAAACCATCCGAAGGGAATATATAA
- a CDS encoding adenylosuccinate synthase, producing MTNIVVLGLQWGDEGKGKIIDYLAEQAQMVVRFQGGHNAGHTLVIGSQVFKLSLLPSSIVRPEKLAVIGNGVVVDPWALFKEMDALIARGIKISPANLAIAENACLILPLHAELDRWREQQQEGQKIGTTGRGIGPAYEDKVGRRAIRMTDLQEPDFLRQRLKNLLAHHHPLRRGLGMPEVKEEELFAQLCLLSKRLTPFLQPISLLLEQHQQKKHHILFEGAQGALLDVDHGTYPYVTSSNTLTGQAFSGAGFYQPTLVTGIIKAYTTRVGNGPFPTEDVGKDGEKLGEKGHEFGTVTGRKRRCGWFDSVLVKQAIRLSGAKALVITKLDVLDEFEKIKVGVGYHIDGQLYHYLPASPSLQQRAIPLYREFPGWKTSLKGLKDWQQLPPAAKQYIQALEDLLGVPVMLISTSPERQDVIVRQDPFSFPAY from the coding sequence ATGACAAATATTGTTGTTTTAGGCTTGCAATGGGGTGATGAGGGAAAGGGTAAAATCATCGATTATTTGGCAGAACAAGCCCAGATGGTGGTGCGTTTCCAAGGTGGCCACAATGCTGGTCACACCTTGGTCATTGGGTCGCAGGTCTTTAAACTCAGCCTATTGCCTTCATCGATAGTCCGGCCTGAAAAATTGGCGGTCATTGGTAATGGCGTGGTCGTTGATCCCTGGGCGTTATTTAAAGAAATGGATGCGTTGATCGCAAGGGGAATTAAAATATCACCCGCAAATTTAGCAATTGCTGAAAATGCTTGTTTGATTTTGCCGTTACATGCGGAACTTGACCGTTGGCGGGAACAGCAACAAGAGGGACAAAAGATCGGGACAACCGGTCGAGGAATAGGGCCGGCTTATGAAGACAAGGTGGGCAGGCGCGCCATCCGCATGACCGATTTACAGGAACCTGATTTCTTAAGGCAACGCCTTAAGAACCTGTTAGCCCATCACCATCCCTTGCGCCGGGGTTTAGGGATGCCTGAAGTTAAAGAAGAAGAGCTGTTTGCACAATTGTGCCTGTTATCAAAGCGCTTAACACCTTTCCTTCAGCCTATTTCCTTACTTTTAGAACAACATCAGCAGAAAAAACATCATATTTTATTTGAAGGTGCCCAGGGGGCATTGCTTGACGTTGATCATGGCACTTATCCTTATGTTACCTCATCAAACACATTGACGGGACAGGCTTTTAGCGGGGCAGGATTTTATCAACCAACTTTGGTAACGGGTATTATTAAAGCCTATACCACCAGGGTTGGTAACGGACCCTTCCCAACCGAGGATGTAGGGAAAGACGGCGAAAAATTAGGAGAAAAAGGCCATGAATTCGGTACCGTCACGGGCCGAAAACGCCGATGTGGCTGGTTTGATTCTGTACTTGTCAAGCAAGCCATCCGTTTAAGCGGTGCAAAAGCTTTGGTGATCACCAAGTTGGATGTGCTTGACGAATTTGAAAAAATTAAAGTAGGAGTTGGCTATCATATTGACGGACAGTTGTATCATTATTTGCCAGCTTCACCTTCATTACAACAACGGGCTATCCCACTTTACCGGGAATTTCCGGGGTGGAAAACCTCATTGAAGGGTCTTAAAGATTGGCAACAACTGCCCCCGGCGGCCAAGCAATATATCCAAGCATTAGAGGATTTATTAGGTGTACCCGTTATGTTGATATCAACTAGTCCTGAACGCCAAGATGTGATTGTTCGCCAGGATCCGTTTTCATTTCCCGCGTACTGA
- the rpoH gene encoding RNA polymerase sigma factor RpoH yields the protein MAQTAQLPVLSGESGLARYMQEIRKFPVLEADQEYMLAKRWQEHADLQAAQQLVTSHLRLVAKVASGYRGYGLPLSELISEGNIGMMQAVKKFEPDRGFRLATYAIWWIRASIQEYILHSWSLVKIGTTAAQKKLFFNLRKVKNKLQLMEDGDMAPDNVAEIAKQLQVSNQEVIDMNRRLSHGDFSLNATVKEDGEGEWQDWLVDSSASQETTLGERQETQQRRHLVSAAFKLLKPREREILIERRLKDEPATLDDLSKKYGISRERVRQIEGRAFEKIQKSIQSQVNSLTLVPKQLQVLPKPRSVRGK from the coding sequence ATGGCCCAAACCGCTCAGCTTCCCGTTCTTAGTGGAGAGAGTGGCCTTGCAAGATATATGCAGGAAATTAGAAAGTTTCCTGTCCTAGAGGCTGATCAAGAGTACATGCTGGCCAAACGTTGGCAAGAGCATGCGGATCTCCAAGCCGCCCAACAGCTAGTAACCAGTCATTTACGACTGGTTGCGAAGGTAGCTTCAGGCTATCGGGGCTATGGCTTGCCGTTGAGTGAGCTGATTTCCGAAGGTAATATCGGCATGATGCAGGCGGTGAAGAAATTTGAACCGGATCGCGGGTTTCGTTTGGCGACCTATGCCATCTGGTGGATCCGCGCTTCCATTCAGGAATATATCCTGCATTCTTGGTCTTTGGTCAAAATTGGGACGACTGCCGCCCAAAAGAAGTTGTTTTTCAATTTACGCAAAGTCAAAAATAAATTGCAATTGATGGAAGATGGCGATATGGCGCCCGACAATGTGGCAGAAATTGCCAAACAATTGCAAGTGTCTAATCAAGAAGTGATTGACATGAACCGACGCCTTTCCCACGGGGATTTTTCTTTAAATGCCACTGTGAAAGAAGATGGCGAAGGGGAATGGCAAGATTGGTTGGTAGATTCAAGCGCTAGTCAAGAAACAACGTTAGGCGAACGTCAAGAAACCCAGCAACGGCGCCACTTGGTATCAGCTGCTTTCAAGTTGCTGAAGCCGAGAGAGCGGGAAATTTTAATTGAACGTCGACTTAAGGATGAACCCGCAACTTTAGACGATCTTAGCAAAAAATACGGCATCAGCCGAGAGCGCGTCCGGCAAATCGAAGGCAGGGCCTTTGAAAAAATTCAAAAATCCATCCAATCCCAAGTGAACTCGTTAACCCTTGTTCCTAAGCAGTTGCAAGTTTTACCCAAACCACGTTCAGTACGCGGGAAATGA
- a CDS encoding RluA family pseudouridine synthase, which translates to MAENFKDFRNFQITVDIADGGERLDRWLSKMLADFSRSRIKDLIEQGYVQENSGVFKITPAFKVRPAQTFHIQIPQPTAALPIAQALPLDILYEDEDLLVINKQAGLTVHPAPGNPDHTLVNALLAHCGSSLSGIGGVKRPGIVHRLDKDTSGLMVIAKNDKTHQPLSQAFADRQIKREYLAVVWGIIQPTQGRIEGNIGRHPINRKKMAVVQKGGKSAATNYALIQPIRRVASLVKCRLETGRTHQIRVHLSHFGCPIVGDPVYTSLTAARKQQLSEATLDYFHRFSRQALHAFSLGFTHPQTNQYLYWERDLPADMITLIEYLQQFPTNQK; encoded by the coding sequence ATGGCAGAAAATTTCAAGGACTTTCGTAATTTTCAGATAACGGTTGACATTGCCGACGGCGGTGAACGGTTGGATCGTTGGTTAAGTAAAATGTTGGCTGATTTTTCCCGCAGCCGGATCAAAGATTTGATTGAGCAGGGTTATGTTCAAGAAAACAGCGGCGTTTTTAAAATAACCCCCGCTTTTAAAGTGCGTCCGGCCCAAACCTTCCATATCCAAATCCCGCAACCCACCGCTGCTTTACCCATCGCCCAAGCCCTGCCTTTAGATATCTTGTATGAAGATGAAGATTTGCTGGTGATCAACAAGCAGGCCGGCCTTACGGTTCACCCCGCCCCCGGCAACCCTGACCATACTTTGGTGAATGCCTTGCTTGCCCATTGTGGCAGTTCTTTATCGGGGATTGGCGGCGTGAAACGCCCAGGCATTGTCCACCGTTTGGATAAAGATACCAGTGGCCTGATGGTTATCGCCAAAAACGATAAAACCCACCAACCTTTGTCCCAGGCATTTGCGGACCGCCAGATCAAGCGGGAATATTTGGCAGTGGTTTGGGGGATCATCCAACCGACCCAAGGGCGGATTGAAGGAAATATCGGCAGGCATCCGATTAACCGCAAAAAAATGGCCGTCGTCCAAAAAGGCGGGAAAAGCGCTGCAACAAATTATGCGTTGATCCAACCCATCAGGCGCGTTGCAAGCCTGGTTAAATGTCGGCTTGAAACCGGGCGCACTCACCAAATTAGGGTGCATTTGTCACATTTTGGCTGCCCGATCGTAGGCGATCCTGTTTATACCAGCTTAACTGCCGCCCGGAAGCAACAATTAAGCGAGGCCACCCTTGATTATTTCCACCGTTTTTCCCGCCAAGCCCTGCATGCGTTCAGCCTGGGCTTTACCCATCCCCAAACCAACCAATATCTATATTGGGAAAGGGATTTGCCAGCAGATATGATAACCCTAATTGAGTATCTGCAGCAATTTCCTACAAATCAAAAATAA
- a CDS encoding MFS transporter yields MLSLRFLVPSDIRLVFRNQQYRRYFFGYAATLLGNWIQRTGIGLTAWDLTHSEFFLGLVAFSELIPTFFFGLIGGAIGDRMSTKKLVAISQIMLMMQSLFLVASMYGNFLTPGLIMAVMCFQGTVFSFLQPAAALIPPALVEQQQIPTAIAISTMMFNLSRFLGPLIAIPIIAYIGMEGLFIANSLSLLWYLLCLRGLRINQEASLAATEKTNLWQQIMEGAKYSFRHPHISASLLIVLVGTLLARPVIDMFPAFSDKIFHSAHYGFSWLLACMGVGAFLSGFFLSQFAKKYILQIPTLSLTLIGISLAGFVSSSHLWLSCFFSAILGFSFVMNGIGSLMVIQSHVRGDMRSRAVSMYYLAFRGGLAAGGALLGWLSEMLGLQLIFAITGLICGFAGIALLYRKRSNLP; encoded by the coding sequence ATGTTATCTTTACGTTTTCTGGTTCCGAGCGATATTCGCTTGGTTTTTCGTAACCAACAATACCGCCGTTATTTTTTTGGGTATGCGGCCACCCTGCTTGGGAATTGGATCCAACGCACCGGCATCGGGTTAACCGCGTGGGATCTGACCCATTCTGAATTTTTCTTAGGGTTGGTGGCTTTTTCGGAATTGATCCCAACCTTTTTTTTTGGGCTGATCGGCGGCGCCATCGGTGACCGTATGTCAACCAAGAAACTAGTGGCCATTAGCCAAATCATGCTGATGATGCAATCATTGTTTTTAGTGGCCAGCATGTATGGGAATTTTCTAACCCCCGGGCTTATTATGGCGGTGATGTGCTTTCAAGGAACCGTCTTCTCTTTTTTACAGCCAGCTGCCGCCCTTATCCCGCCAGCCTTGGTTGAGCAACAACAAATTCCAACTGCTATTGCCATTTCCACCATGATGTTTAACCTATCCCGTTTTTTAGGGCCTTTGATTGCCATCCCCATCATTGCCTACATCGGCATGGAAGGATTATTTATCGCTAATAGTTTAAGCTTACTTTGGTATTTATTGTGTTTGCGTGGTTTAAGGATTAATCAGGAAGCATCCCTTGCAGCCACTGAAAAAACCAATTTATGGCAACAAATTATGGAAGGGGCAAAATACAGTTTTCGCCACCCTCATATTTCAGCCTCCCTATTGATCGTGTTAGTTGGAACCTTGTTAGCAAGGCCCGTAATTGATATGTTCCCGGCTTTTTCCGACAAGATTTTCCACAGCGCCCATTATGGATTTAGCTGGTTATTGGCTTGTATGGGGGTAGGCGCTTTCCTATCCGGTTTCTTTTTATCGCAGTTTGCCAAAAAATACATATTGCAAATTCCAACCTTAAGCCTCACCCTGATAGGGATTAGCCTGGCAGGTTTTGTCAGTAGTTCCCATTTATGGCTAAGTTGTTTCTTTAGTGCAATCCTGGGCTTTAGCTTCGTCATGAATGGTATCGGCAGCCTGATGGTCATCCAAAGCCACGTGCGAGGTGATATGCGCAGCCGCGCCGTCAGCATGTATTACCTGGCTTTCCGGGGCGGGCTGGCGGCTGGAGGTGCCTTGCTTGGTTGGCTTTCGGAAATGCTTGGCCTACAATTGATTTTTGCCATCACAGGCTTGATTTGTGGATTTGCAGGAATTGCCCTGTTATATAGGAAACGTTCCAACCTGCCCTAA
- a CDS encoding low specificity L-threonine aldolase, producing MAKLIHDFRSDNVSGIIPEVLQSIIQENQRSTDTSYGDDEVTKKLQGQLADFFNHEVLVFPVISGTAANALALANLTPPYGAIYCHEQAHIHMDECGAPEFFTGGAKLVLLPGHNGKFGPETLNNSLKNAGKGVKHHVQPAAVSMTQATEAGTVYTPAEIAAIAKLTQEHGLSLHMDGSRFANALAYLKCSPADMTWKAGVDVLSLGTTKAGVMGAEAIVFFKKDLAQGFEYRLKRSGHIISKMRFVSCQLQTYWQKGVWDKYAGHANQMAKLLAVGLQKNPSVKLLYPVEANEVFVWLPQALIDYLQAQGTKFYDWQKDDKGAVIRLVTSFTTTKEQVKGFLGLVSS from the coding sequence ATGGCAAAGCTTATACATGATTTTCGCAGTGATAATGTCAGCGGGATCATCCCCGAAGTTTTACAATCTATTATTCAGGAAAACCAACGTTCAACCGATACTTCTTACGGTGATGATGAGGTGACTAAAAAACTGCAAGGGCAATTGGCAGATTTTTTCAACCATGAGGTTTTGGTTTTCCCCGTTATTTCAGGGACAGCTGCAAATGCCTTGGCATTGGCAAATCTTACCCCACCTTACGGGGCGATTTATTGCCATGAACAAGCCCATATCCATATGGATGAATGTGGTGCGCCCGAATTTTTCACAGGCGGCGCCAAATTGGTATTGCTACCTGGTCATAATGGTAAGTTTGGGCCGGAAACTTTAAACAACAGCTTAAAAAATGCTGGCAAGGGTGTTAAGCACCATGTGCAGCCAGCGGCTGTCAGCATGACACAGGCAACGGAGGCCGGGACTGTTTATACACCAGCCGAAATTGCAGCAATCGCTAAGCTTACGCAAGAACATGGATTATCTTTGCATATGGATGGATCGCGTTTTGCCAATGCCTTGGCTTATTTGAAATGCAGTCCAGCGGATATGACCTGGAAAGCAGGGGTGGATGTATTAAGTTTAGGAACAACCAAAGCTGGGGTGATGGGGGCGGAGGCAATTGTTTTTTTCAAAAAAGATTTAGCCCAAGGGTTTGAATACCGCTTAAAAAGATCAGGCCATATTATTTCAAAAATGCGTTTCGTAAGTTGCCAATTGCAAACTTACTGGCAAAAAGGAGTGTGGGATAAATATGCGGGCCATGCTAACCAAATGGCTAAATTGTTAGCGGTGGGATTACAGAAAAACCCGTCGGTTAAACTACTATATCCGGTTGAAGCCAATGAAGTGTTTGTATGGCTGCCGCAAGCTTTGATTGATTACTTGCAAGCCCAAGGCACCAAGTTCTATGATTGGCAGAAAGATGACAAAGGCGCTGTCATTCGTCTGGTTACATCCTTTACCACCACCAAGGAGCAAGTGAAGGGGTTTTTAGGGTTGGTTAGCTCATAG
- a CDS encoding iron-sulfur cluster assembly accessory protein: MQKNPLSLTSTAAERIKFLLSQQPDARALRIGVKTKGCSGLSYAIDYANAPQALDIVVTDQEVTVYIDAKASMYIFGTEMDYVTENMKSGFVFRNPNEKGRCGCGESFHV; the protein is encoded by the coding sequence ATGCAAAAGAATCCGCTTAGTTTAACCTCAACCGCAGCCGAACGTATTAAATTTCTGTTATCACAACAACCGGATGCCAGGGCATTACGCATCGGCGTGAAGACAAAAGGTTGTTCCGGGTTAAGTTATGCCATCGATTATGCTAATGCGCCGCAAGCTTTGGATATAGTGGTGACTGATCAGGAAGTCACGGTTTATATTGATGCCAAGGCATCCATGTATATTTTTGGAACCGAGATGGATTACGTGACCGAAAACATGAAATCAGGTTTCGTTTTTCGCAACCCCAATGAAAAAGGCCGTTGCGGTTGTGGCGAGTCCTTTCACGTATAA
- a CDS encoding SUF system Fe-S cluster assembly protein has product MVDPLLPVKTTYDLEELQRGVIAALQTVYDPEIPVNIYELGLIYKCDVEPDGHVHIDMTLTAPGCPVAGTMPGMVEQAARLVPGIQSAVVTLVWDPPWDKSMMSDVARLELGWM; this is encoded by the coding sequence ATGGTTGATCCTTTATTACCAGTAAAAACGACTTATGATTTAGAAGAATTGCAAAGAGGGGTGATTGCCGCCTTGCAAACGGTTTATGATCCCGAGATCCCCGTCAATATTTATGAACTGGGCCTTATTTATAAATGCGATGTTGAACCGGATGGCCATGTTCATATCGACATGACCCTAACCGCCCCTGGTTGCCCGGTCGCGGGTACGATGCCGGGGATGGTTGAACAAGCGGCGCGCCTGGTGCCAGGAATTCAGAGTGCGGTCGTTACATTGGTTTGGGATCCGCCCTGGGATAAATCCATGATGTCAGATGTAGCACGCTTAGAATTAGGTTGGATGTAA
- a CDS encoding SUF system NifU family Fe-S cluster assembly protein yields the protein MQALQELYQQIILDHNRHPRNYGKMHGHNHEANGHNPLCGDQVTIYLHINHQGIIDDMSFEGKGCAISVASASLMTEKLKGKTAAEAKLLFSQFHELVTGKIEEDSLTEDELDHLQPLTALAGVREFPMRVKCATMAWHTFLSAIESHNSELNKKKDSRRNG from the coding sequence ATGCAGGCTTTGCAAGAATTATATCAGCAAATCATACTCGATCATAACCGTCATCCCCGGAATTATGGGAAGATGCACGGTCACAATCACGAGGCCAACGGTCATAATCCTTTATGTGGTGACCAGGTAACAATTTATTTGCATATCAATCATCAAGGTATCATCGATGATATGAGTTTTGAAGGCAAAGGCTGTGCCATTTCCGTGGCCTCAGCCTCCCTGATGACAGAAAAATTAAAGGGGAAAACCGCTGCTGAAGCCAAACTTTTATTTAGCCAGTTTCATGAATTGGTGACCGGGAAAATTGAGGAAGATTCACTAACTGAAGACGAATTAGATCATTTACAGCCGTTAACGGCTCTGGCAGGGGTACGTGAATTCCCGATGCGGGTCAAATGCGCTACCATGGCTTGGCATACGTTCCTATCTGCCATCGAATCCCATAATTCAGAACTTAATAAAAAGAAGGATTCGCGACGCAATGGTTGA
- a CDS encoding cysteine desulfurase yields MMKPARPLPIDTVFKQYRQDFPIFQHRSAKPLAFLDSAASAQKPLSVLKQTQDFYASSYANIHRGVYDLSAKATEAFEAARQKVQHFLKAASIAEIIFTSGATEAINLVAYTYGDAFLKAGDEVIVSLLEHHSNIVPWQLLQTRKNIVIKVAPMLPDGSFDLEGFRKLLTPRTKMVAVAHVSNTIGTVFPIREIARLAHQAGAVVLVDGCQAAPHLPINVQELDSDFYVFTGHKLYGPTGIGILYGKKQLLEKMPPFLGGGHMINTVSFEKTTFAAPPTRFEAGTSNIAGAIGLGYAIDYMQKIGLDAIHQYEKLVLDYLLQQLKSVAGLRVIGHPQDRSPVVSFVMDSAHPHDIATILDQYGVAVRAGHHCAQPAMQWFGVTGTTRVSLGLYNSMADIDQLMTGLRQVKKVFG; encoded by the coding sequence ATGATGAAGCCTGCCAGACCTCTACCAATCGATACTGTCTTTAAGCAATACAGGCAAGACTTTCCTATATTTCAGCATCGTTCAGCAAAACCGCTGGCCTTTCTCGATAGTGCGGCCAGCGCCCAAAAACCCCTGTCGGTTTTAAAACAAACCCAAGATTTTTATGCTTCTTCTTATGCCAATATTCACCGCGGCGTCTATGATTTAAGCGCCAAAGCCACCGAGGCTTTTGAAGCAGCGCGCCAAAAAGTGCAGCACTTTCTTAAAGCCGCCTCAATTGCTGAAATTATCTTTACCAGCGGCGCCACCGAAGCCATTAATTTAGTTGCTTATACCTACGGCGATGCTTTTTTAAAAGCGGGTGATGAAGTCATTGTTTCGCTATTAGAGCATCATTCAAACATTGTCCCTTGGCAATTATTGCAAACCCGTAAAAATATCGTCATTAAAGTGGCCCCCATGTTACCGGATGGCAGTTTTGATTTAGAAGGGTTTCGCAAATTATTGACCCCACGCACCAAAATGGTGGCGGTGGCCCATGTTTCCAATACTATCGGTACGGTTTTTCCCATACGGGAAATTGCCCGTCTTGCCCATCAAGCCGGGGCTGTTGTCCTGGTGGACGGGTGCCAAGCCGCACCCCATTTACCCATTAATGTTCAAGAACTCGACAGTGATTTTTACGTATTCACCGGTCATAAATTATATGGACCAACGGGCATAGGAATTTTGTACGGTAAAAAACAATTGCTTGAAAAAATGCCGCCTTTTTTGGGTGGTGGTCATATGATCAATACCGTTAGTTTTGAAAAAACCACCTTTGCCGCCCCACCAACCCGCTTTGAAGCTGGCACCTCGAACATAGCCGGTGCTATCGGTTTGGGATACGCGATTGATTATATGCAAAAGATCGGTTTGGATGCTATCCACCAATACGAAAAGCTTGTGCTGGATTACCTGTTACAACAATTAAAAAGCGTTGCTGGTCTTCGCGTCATCGGCCATCCCCAAGATCGCAGCCCGGTAGTATCTTTTGTGATGGACAGTGCCCATCCTCATGATATCGCAACTATTTTGGATCAGTATGGGGTGGCCGTACGGGCAGGGCATCATTGCGCCCAACCAGCCATGCAGTGGTTTGGTGTAACCGGGACAACAAGAGTTTCGCTGGGATTATACAATTCTATGGCTGATATTGATCAATTAATGACAGGTTTAAGGCAAGTGAAGAAAGTGTTTGGTTAA